In the genome of Dermacentor silvarum isolate Dsil-2018 chromosome 1, BIME_Dsil_1.4, whole genome shotgun sequence, one region contains:
- the LOC119433669 gene encoding uncharacterized protein LOC119433669 produces the protein MVGFRRSLSCQDVMLRLKHDILTPNPTHDTQAIVGLDLHGAFNNVDHCVILRQLNLLGVGERIHNYIAAFLSNRIATIFIGAEQSPTYHLGSFGTPQGSVLSPLLFNFAMLHLSRSLKTIPRLNFSLYADYITLWVTGGSDGEIQDVLQAAADKVEAIAGRMGLVCSPEKSEILLLPAHTGNPRHTPDIHILLGNKHVPRVDKLRVLGLHIQSNRHNTHTLQTLQSTVDNTPRLLGRVSNRHGGLLENDLLRLIQAGLCHHKGNLHNPTLTPSQKGN, from the coding sequence ATGGTGGGATTCCGCCGCTCCCTGTCGTGCCAGGACGTTATGCTTCGTTTGAAGCACGACATCTTGACACCCAACCCTACTCACGACACACAAGCAATTGTGGGCCTTGACCTTCATGGCGCCTTTAATAATGTGGATCATTGCGTCATACTTCGGCAGCTAAACCTTCTGGGGGTAGGCGAAAGGATCCACAATTACATTGCCGCATTCCTCTCCAACCGCATCGCGACAATATTTATTGGCGCGGAGCAATCCCCTACCTATCACCTTGGGAGCTTTGGCACGCCCCAGGGGTCCGTGCTATCTCCCCTGCTCTTCAATTTCGCCATGCTCCACCTTTCACGCTCCCTTAAGACCATCCCAAGGCTGAACTTCTCCCTATACGCGGACTacatcaccctctgggtcacAGGTGGCTCAGACGGTGAAATTCAAGACGTCCTGCAGGCCGCCGCCGATAAGGTGGAGGCCATTGCGGGACGCATGGGTCTCGTCTGttcccccgagaaatctgaaatCCTTCTCCTTCCTGCCCACACCGGCAACCCTAGACACACTCCCGACATCCACATCCTCCTCGGCAACAAACATGTCCCCAGGGTAGACAAGCTCAGGGTTCTCGGTCTGCATATTCAGAGCAATCGACACAACACTCACACCCTCCAGACACTCCAATCCACCGTCGACAACACTCCCAGACTGCTCGGCCGCGTGTCCAACCGACACGGCGGTCTGCTCGAAAATGATCTTCTCCGACTAATACAGGCCGGCCTTTGTCATCACAAAGGTAACTTACACAATCCCACACTTACACCTTCTCAGAAAGGAAACTGA